One window from the genome of Mycolicibacterium gadium encodes:
- a CDS encoding DUF3000 domain-containing protein, with product MTTAEPAQFREAVAAMNATTVRAEIELGPIRPPQRLAPYSYALGAEVRHPETAIVPERSEGDAFGRLILLHDPEGAEAWDGTMRLVAYIQADLDSSEAVDPLLPEVAWSWLVDALESRAEHVTALGGTVTATTSVRYGDISGPPRAHQLELRASWTATTLELGPHVEAFCEVLEHAAGLPPSGVTDLSSRTRA from the coding sequence GTGACCACCGCCGAACCGGCTCAATTTCGCGAAGCGGTGGCGGCGATGAATGCCACCACCGTCCGGGCGGAGATCGAACTCGGCCCGATTCGCCCGCCTCAGCGGCTGGCGCCGTACAGCTATGCGCTGGGCGCGGAGGTCCGCCATCCCGAGACGGCCATCGTTCCCGAACGCTCCGAGGGCGACGCGTTCGGACGGCTGATCCTGCTGCACGACCCTGAGGGCGCCGAAGCGTGGGATGGCACGATGCGTCTCGTGGCCTATATCCAGGCGGACCTGGACTCCAGTGAAGCCGTCGACCCGCTGCTGCCCGAAGTCGCGTGGAGCTGGCTCGTCGACGCCCTGGAATCGCGGGCCGAGCACGTCACCGCATTGGGTGGCACCGTCACCGCGACCACGTCGGTGCGCTACGGCGACATCTCCGGTCCCCCGCGCGCCCACCAGCTGGAACTGCGGGCGTCGTGGACGGCGACCACCCTAGAGTTGGGACCACATGTCGAAGCGTTCTGCGAGGTGCTCGAGCACGCCGCCGGCCTGCCGCCGTCAGGTGTCACCGACTTGAGCTCCCGCACGCGCGCCTGA
- a CDS encoding HRDC domain-containing protein — protein sequence MADPQEAGPESGSEDEPEATPLLAPRDGVPDLSVSARDIEKAAELLASGEGPFAVDAERASGFRYSNRAYLIQIRRAGAGTVLIDPVNHGGDPVATLAPVAKVLTTDEWVLHAADQDLPCLAEIGMRPTKLYDTELAGRLAGYDKVNLATMVQKLLGLQLTKGHGAADWSQRPLPHEWLNYAALDVEVLLDLRHAVAAVLQEQHKSDWAAEEFEYLRTVVAMPTRRDRWRRTSGIHKIRDGRALAAVRELWTTRDHIAQRRDIAPGRILPDAAIVNAATADPDTVEKLTALPVFGGSRQRRMAHVWLEALARARTTDDPPTSQEPSTGPPPASRWARRKPEAAVRLEAARSGIIELSQRISVPTENIITPEIVRRLCWDWQPLSSREATEAAIDGFLREAGARQWQRDLVDPVLTDALYPDPATSDGEATS from the coding sequence ATGGCCGACCCCCAGGAGGCCGGCCCCGAGTCGGGCTCGGAGGATGAGCCGGAAGCCACACCGCTGCTGGCGCCGCGCGACGGCGTGCCCGACCTGTCGGTCAGCGCACGCGATATCGAAAAGGCCGCCGAGCTGTTGGCGTCCGGCGAAGGACCTTTCGCGGTCGACGCCGAACGCGCCTCAGGCTTCCGCTACTCGAATCGCGCCTACCTGATCCAGATTCGTCGGGCCGGTGCTGGCACGGTGCTGATCGACCCGGTCAACCACGGCGGTGATCCCGTCGCCACGCTGGCTCCGGTCGCGAAGGTGCTGACCACCGACGAGTGGGTGCTGCACGCGGCGGATCAGGACCTGCCCTGCCTTGCCGAGATCGGGATGCGGCCGACGAAGCTCTACGACACCGAACTCGCGGGCCGCCTCGCCGGCTACGACAAGGTGAACCTCGCCACGATGGTGCAGAAGCTCCTCGGTCTGCAGTTGACGAAGGGCCACGGCGCCGCGGACTGGTCGCAGCGGCCGCTGCCGCACGAGTGGTTGAACTACGCGGCGCTGGACGTCGAAGTGCTGCTCGACCTGCGCCACGCGGTCGCCGCTGTTCTCCAGGAGCAGCACAAATCCGACTGGGCCGCAGAGGAATTCGAGTATCTGCGGACGGTCGTGGCCATGCCGACGCGCCGGGACCGCTGGCGGCGCACGTCGGGCATCCACAAAATCCGGGACGGACGCGCACTGGCGGCGGTCCGCGAACTGTGGACGACGCGCGATCACATCGCGCAGCGCCGTGACATCGCGCCCGGACGCATCCTTCCCGACGCGGCGATCGTCAATGCCGCCACCGCCGACCCTGACACGGTCGAAAAGCTCACCGCCCTACCGGTGTTCGGGGGCTCACGGCAACGACGAATGGCTCATGTATGGCTGGAGGCGCTCGCGCGTGCGCGCACCACCGACGACCCGCCGACGTCGCAGGAACCGTCCACCGGTCCCCCACCTGCTTCGCGATGGGCGCGCCGAAAGCCCGAAGCCGCGGTCCGACTGGAGGCGGCACGGTCCGGCATCATCGAACTGTCGCAGCGTATTTCGGTGCCGACCGAGAACATCATCACCCCGGAGATCGTGCGGCGGTTGTGTTGGGATTGGCAGCCGTTGTCATCACGCGAAGCGACGGAGGCGGCGATCGACGGTTTCCTGCGAGAGGCCGGGGCACGGCAGTGGCAGCGCGACCTCGTCGACCCCGTGCTGACCGACGCCCTGTACCCCGACCCCGCCACCTCTGACGGCGAGGCGACTAGCTGA
- a CDS encoding alpha/beta fold hydrolase, with amino-acid sequence MDAELERWKAAGRYFDYLGFDIFYRVDGPPIGRAPVLLAIHGYPFNSSDWSLIWPALIERFTVVAPDMIGMGFSAKPVAYGYSVLDHADVHEALLDHLNVEVCHLLAHDLGDSVGQELLARSEFGQHAYGSPRYQSITWLNGGMFNETYTPRTMQKLMSGTPLGDLMSPLQGNPLSRRIVEPTINEMFGPNTKPSRELMDRFHEILEYNDGKRVMHKVGRFLADRYTHRNRWVRAMRETAVPMRLIDGPIDPNSGSHMARRYAEVIPDADVVMLADDIGHWPQIEAPDAVLKHFLAHVDRVS; translated from the coding sequence ATGGATGCTGAACTCGAACGCTGGAAGGCTGCCGGCCGGTACTTCGACTATCTGGGCTTCGATATCTTCTACCGGGTCGACGGGCCGCCGATCGGCCGGGCACCCGTGCTGCTGGCGATCCACGGCTACCCGTTCAACTCGTCGGATTGGTCGCTGATCTGGCCCGCATTGATCGAGCGGTTCACCGTCGTCGCACCCGACATGATCGGCATGGGCTTCTCGGCCAAACCCGTCGCCTACGGCTATTCGGTGCTTGATCACGCGGACGTGCACGAGGCACTGCTCGACCATTTGAACGTCGAGGTCTGCCACCTGCTCGCGCACGACCTCGGCGACTCTGTCGGCCAAGAGCTGTTGGCCCGCAGCGAGTTCGGTCAGCACGCGTATGGATCGCCGCGCTACCAGTCGATCACCTGGCTCAACGGCGGAATGTTCAACGAGACCTACACACCGCGCACCATGCAGAAGCTGATGTCGGGGACACCGCTCGGCGACCTGATGAGTCCCCTGCAGGGCAACCCGCTGTCGCGACGGATCGTGGAGCCGACGATCAACGAGATGTTCGGCCCCAACACCAAGCCCTCACGCGAGTTGATGGACCGATTCCACGAGATTCTCGAATACAACGACGGCAAGCGGGTGATGCACAAGGTCGGACGGTTCCTGGCCGACCGGTACACCCACCGCAATCGTTGGGTGCGCGCCATGCGGGAGACCGCGGTGCCGATGCGGCTCATCGACGGGCCCATCGACCCCAATTCCGGTTCCCATATGGCTCGGCGGTATGCCGAGGTCATCCCCGACGCGGACGTGGTGATGCTCGCCGACGACATAGGTCACTGGCCGCAGATCGAAGCCCCCGACGCGGTGCTGAAGCACTTCCTGGCCCACGTCGACCGGGTCAGCTAG
- a CDS encoding alkaline phosphatase D family protein, producing MSLLLGPTLRHVSDTTALVWVQTENAGTVDVLGSSAPTFEVQGHHFALVTVTGLKPDSVTEYQVTFNGETVWPLTDPAFSEFPPSVIRTRGPDTAHRLRAIFGSCRYPKTEVKKIESKIKHDALDSYASRMAVRPIDQWPDALILLGDQLYADELPPDEQRRVNKRRARLHRNGNRPPDEVVSFAEYERLYRHSWGDPEIRWLMSTVPTAMIFDDHDIRDDWNTSASWRVSMAKEPWWQDRIRAGLASYWVYQHLGNLSPDELAGNEDYQRLLAIEGDTWSHLAELAGRADREIEAHKGIRFSYRWDLGRTRLIMIDSRNGRILESGERMMIGEDEFRWVEAKAEEHPEQLDHLMLASSVPWLMPPAIGDLETLNEEAADRPGRRGKIGEFLRRAGDFEHWPAFYKSLVRLAEMITRIANHPDRPATISVLSGDVHHSYAARARLDGLSPSGSAVHQLVCSPVHNYVPLFVKPAFALGWTRPAAAFTRWWVRRHGVESPPLTWTNVCGPLFGNTIATLEIDGRSAEVFFEQPRRTTSLEEVGRVSLIAGTSLPKRR from the coding sequence GTGAGCTTGCTCCTCGGGCCGACGCTGCGCCACGTCTCGGACACGACCGCCCTGGTGTGGGTACAGACCGAAAACGCGGGCACCGTCGACGTTCTGGGCTCTTCGGCGCCGACGTTCGAGGTGCAGGGCCATCACTTCGCACTCGTCACGGTCACCGGGCTGAAGCCGGACAGCGTGACCGAGTACCAGGTGACGTTCAATGGGGAGACGGTATGGCCGCTCACCGACCCGGCCTTCTCCGAGTTTCCACCCAGCGTCATCCGGACCCGGGGCCCCGATACGGCGCACCGATTGCGCGCGATATTCGGGTCGTGTCGTTACCCCAAAACCGAAGTGAAGAAGATCGAGTCCAAGATCAAGCACGACGCGCTCGATTCGTACGCGTCGCGGATGGCCGTGCGCCCGATCGACCAGTGGCCGGACGCCCTGATCCTGCTCGGTGATCAGCTCTACGCCGACGAACTCCCGCCCGACGAGCAGCGCCGTGTCAACAAGCGCCGCGCCCGGCTCCACCGAAACGGCAATCGTCCGCCCGACGAAGTGGTCAGCTTCGCGGAGTACGAACGGCTGTACCGCCATTCCTGGGGCGACCCGGAGATCAGGTGGCTGATGTCCACCGTGCCCACGGCGATGATCTTCGACGACCACGACATCCGCGACGATTGGAACACCTCGGCGTCCTGGCGCGTCAGTATGGCCAAGGAGCCGTGGTGGCAGGACCGGATCCGCGCCGGACTCGCGTCCTACTGGGTGTACCAACATCTGGGGAACCTGAGCCCGGACGAGCTGGCCGGCAACGAGGACTACCAACGCCTGCTGGCCATAGAAGGCGACACATGGTCGCATCTCGCCGAGCTTGCCGGCCGGGCCGACCGCGAGATCGAGGCGCACAAAGGCATTCGGTTCAGCTACCGATGGGATCTCGGACGGACTCGGCTGATCATGATCGACTCACGGAACGGGCGCATTCTGGAATCCGGTGAACGCATGATGATCGGCGAAGACGAATTCCGGTGGGTCGAGGCCAAGGCCGAGGAGCATCCCGAGCAACTGGACCATCTGATGCTGGCCTCGTCGGTGCCATGGTTGATGCCGCCCGCGATAGGTGATCTGGAGACGCTCAACGAAGAGGCGGCAGACCGACCGGGCAGGCGCGGTAAGATCGGCGAGTTTTTGCGCAGGGCAGGCGATTTCGAACATTGGCCGGCGTTCTACAAGTCCTTGGTGCGGCTGGCGGAGATGATCACGAGGATCGCCAACCATCCTGACCGGCCCGCGACCATCAGCGTGCTGTCGGGCGACGTCCACCACAGCTACGCCGCGCGCGCCCGACTCGATGGCCTGTCGCCGAGCGGGTCGGCGGTACATCAGCTGGTCTGCTCTCCTGTGCACAACTACGTGCCGCTGTTCGTCAAACCCGCGTTCGCGTTGGGCTGGACCCGACCCGCTGCTGCGTTCACGCGATGGTGGGTGCGCCGCCACGGCGTCGAGTCACCACCGTTGACGTGGACGAACGTGTGTGGGCCCTTGTTCGGGAATACGATCGCGACCCTCGAGATCGACGGTCGCAGCGCTGAGGTGTTTTTCGAACAGCCGCGCAGGACAACGTCTTTGGAAGAAGTGGGCCGCGTCTCACTGATAGCGGGCACCTCGCTCCCGAAGAGGCGCTAG
- the dxs gene encoding 1-deoxy-D-xylulose-5-phosphate synthase has protein sequence MLEQIRGPADLQHLTQSQMSELAQEIREFLIHKVAATGGHLGPNLGVVELTLALHRVFDSPHDPIIFDTGHQSYVHKMLTGRCHDFDTLRKKGGLSGYPSRSESEHDWVESSHASSALSYADGLAKAFELSGHRNRHVVAVVGDGALTGGMCWEALNNIAASRRPVVIIVNDNGRSYAPTIGGFAEHLAGLRLQPGYERVLEEGRKAVQKVPIIGEICYQCMHSIKAGIKDALSPQVMFTDLGLKYVGPIDGHDEHAVESALRHARGFNAPVIVHVVTRKGMGYAPAENDEADQMHSCGVIDPETGLATSVPGPGWTSAFSDALIGYAARRRDIVAITAAMPGPTGLSDFRKRFPDRFFDVGIAEQHAMTSAAGLAMGGMHPVVAIYSTFLNRAFDQVMMDVALHKLPVTMVLDRSGVTGPDGASHNGIWDLSMLGIVPGMRVAAPRDGARLREELGEALNIKDGPTAIRFPKGDVGEDIPAVERRGGIDVLAAPADGLSDDVLIVAVGPFAAMALAVAERLRNQGIGVTVVDPRWVLPVPAALGEFAAAHKLVVTIEDNGVQGGIGSAVSAALRRAEIDVPCRDAGLPQEFFEHASRGEVLADVGLTDRNIARQITGWVAAQGSAVAPDREVSERFD, from the coding sequence ATGCTTGAACAGATCCGCGGCCCCGCTGATCTGCAGCACTTGACCCAGTCGCAGATGAGTGAGCTGGCGCAGGAAATCCGCGAATTCCTGATTCACAAGGTCGCTGCAACCGGCGGACACCTCGGCCCGAACCTCGGTGTGGTCGAGCTCACGCTTGCGCTGCATCGGGTGTTCGACTCGCCGCACGATCCGATCATCTTCGACACCGGACACCAGTCCTACGTCCACAAGATGCTGACGGGTCGCTGTCATGATTTCGACACACTGCGCAAGAAGGGCGGCCTGTCGGGCTATCCATCGCGCAGCGAGAGCGAGCACGACTGGGTCGAGTCCAGCCACGCCAGCTCGGCGTTGTCGTACGCCGACGGACTGGCCAAGGCCTTCGAGTTGTCCGGGCACCGCAACCGTCACGTGGTTGCCGTCGTCGGGGACGGCGCCCTCACCGGCGGCATGTGCTGGGAGGCGCTGAACAACATCGCCGCGTCCCGGCGCCCGGTCGTAATCATCGTCAACGACAACGGCCGCAGCTACGCGCCCACGATCGGCGGCTTCGCCGAACACCTGGCCGGGCTTCGCCTGCAGCCCGGGTACGAGCGCGTGCTCGAGGAGGGCCGCAAGGCCGTCCAGAAGGTGCCGATCATCGGCGAGATCTGCTACCAGTGCATGCACAGCATCAAGGCCGGGATCAAAGACGCGCTCTCGCCGCAGGTGATGTTCACCGACCTCGGCCTCAAGTATGTCGGCCCGATCGACGGTCATGACGAGCATGCGGTGGAGAGCGCACTGCGCCACGCGCGCGGCTTCAATGCGCCCGTTATCGTGCACGTCGTCACCCGCAAGGGCATGGGGTACGCCCCCGCCGAGAACGACGAAGCCGACCAGATGCACTCCTGCGGCGTCATCGATCCCGAGACGGGGCTGGCCACGTCGGTGCCGGGGCCCGGATGGACGTCGGCGTTCTCCGACGCACTCATCGGCTATGCCGCCCGGCGGCGCGACATCGTGGCCATCACCGCTGCGATGCCCGGCCCGACCGGTCTATCCGATTTCCGGAAACGGTTCCCCGACAGGTTCTTCGACGTCGGCATCGCCGAGCAGCATGCGATGACGTCGGCCGCGGGTCTGGCGATGGGTGGCATGCACCCGGTTGTGGCGATCTACTCGACGTTCCTCAACCGCGCGTTCGACCAGGTCATGATGGACGTCGCGCTGCACAAGCTGCCCGTCACGATGGTTCTTGATCGCTCCGGCGTCACCGGTCCTGACGGTGCCAGCCACAACGGCATCTGGGACCTGTCCATGCTGGGCATCGTCCCGGGCATGCGGGTGGCCGCCCCGCGCGACGGCGCCCGACTGCGTGAGGAACTCGGCGAAGCGCTCAACATCAAGGACGGGCCGACCGCCATTCGGTTCCCGAAAGGCGATGTCGGCGAAGATATTCCGGCGGTCGAACGCCGTGGCGGCATCGATGTGCTCGCGGCCCCGGCCGACGGCCTGTCCGACGACGTGCTGATCGTGGCCGTCGGCCCGTTCGCGGCGATGGCGTTGGCGGTCGCGGAAAGGCTTCGCAACCAGGGCATTGGGGTCACAGTCGTGGACCCGCGGTGGGTCCTTCCGGTGCCTGCCGCCCTCGGTGAGTTCGCGGCCGCGCACAAGCTGGTGGTCACCATCGAGGACAACGGCGTGCAGGGTGGAATCGGATCGGCGGTATCGGCGGCGCTGCGCCGGGCAGAGATCGACGTGCCCTGCCGCGACGCTGGATTGCCTCAGGAGTTCTTCGAACACGCATCGCGCGGTGAGGTGCTCGCCGACGTCGGACTGACCGACCGCAACATCGCGCGCCAGATCACCGGCTGGGTGGCGGCTCAGGGCTCCGCGGTGGCACCCGACCGCGAAGTCAGCGAACGTTTCGACTAG
- the nhaA gene encoding Na+/H+ antiporter NhaA codes for MINRLSRRLLTRGSWPETQRLAEILRTETVGGVLLLFAAGAALVWANSPWSQGYDALSEFTFGPESLHLQLSLSAWAADGLLAIFFFVVGLELKREFVAGDLRDPSRAALPILAAVGGMAVPAAIFIGVNLAAGHPENVVGWAVPTATDIAFAVAVLAVLSTHLPSALRTFLLTLAVVDDLLAIIVIAFFYTDHLSPGALALALVPGGLFALAVQRGMRHWWLLVPLAVATWALVHASGVHATVAGVVLGFTVPVLGRHASAEDFEHRLRPVSAGFAVPVFAFFAAGVTVGGWSGFGSALTHPVTYGVIAGLVIGKPLGVWGTAFLLAKFTRANLDDDLAWRDVLGVSLLAGIGFTVSLLIGELAFGHGTPAGDDVKIGVLVGSVVAGVLASAVLLSRNAAYRRIHEMETADHDLDGVPDVYASRQDRTEPGA; via the coding sequence GTGATCAATCGACTGAGCCGGCGTCTGCTGACTCGGGGCAGCTGGCCCGAAACTCAGCGGCTCGCCGAAATCCTTCGCACGGAAACTGTCGGCGGTGTCCTGCTGCTGTTCGCGGCGGGCGCAGCGCTGGTGTGGGCGAACTCGCCGTGGTCGCAGGGCTATGACGCGCTTTCGGAATTCACGTTCGGGCCCGAATCGCTGCACCTGCAGCTGAGTTTGTCCGCCTGGGCGGCCGACGGATTACTGGCGATTTTCTTCTTCGTCGTCGGGTTGGAACTCAAACGCGAGTTCGTTGCCGGAGATCTGCGAGACCCGAGCCGAGCCGCGCTGCCGATCCTCGCCGCCGTCGGCGGCATGGCGGTGCCCGCCGCGATCTTCATCGGCGTCAACCTGGCGGCCGGACACCCGGAGAACGTCGTCGGGTGGGCGGTGCCGACGGCCACCGACATCGCGTTCGCGGTCGCAGTGCTGGCGGTGCTGTCGACCCACCTGCCGAGCGCGCTGCGCACCTTCCTGCTCACCTTGGCGGTGGTCGACGACCTGTTGGCGATCATCGTGATCGCCTTCTTCTACACCGACCACCTCTCGCCGGGGGCGCTGGCGCTGGCGCTGGTGCCGGGCGGATTGTTCGCCCTCGCCGTCCAGCGCGGGATGCGGCACTGGTGGCTGCTGGTCCCGCTCGCGGTGGCGACGTGGGCGCTGGTGCATGCCAGCGGCGTGCACGCCACCGTCGCCGGCGTGGTGCTGGGCTTCACCGTGCCGGTGCTGGGCCGCCATGCGTCCGCCGAGGACTTCGAGCATCGGCTGCGTCCAGTCTCCGCAGGTTTCGCGGTGCCCGTGTTCGCGTTCTTCGCCGCCGGTGTCACGGTCGGTGGCTGGTCCGGCTTCGGGTCGGCGCTGACGCATCCCGTCACGTACGGGGTCATCGCGGGGCTGGTGATCGGCAAGCCGCTGGGCGTGTGGGGCACCGCGTTCCTGCTGGCCAAGTTCACCCGCGCGAACCTCGACGACGACCTCGCCTGGCGCGATGTCCTCGGCGTGTCGCTGTTGGCCGGGATCGGGTTCACAGTTTCGTTATTAATCGGCGAGCTGGCGTTCGGGCACGGCACCCCGGCCGGTGACGACGTCAAGATCGGCGTCCTGGTCGGGTCTGTTGTCGCAGGTGTACTGGCATCCGCGGTGTTGTTGAGCCGCAACGCGGCGTATCGGCGCATTCATGAAATGGAGACCGCCGACCACGATCTTGACGGTGTGCCCGATGTCTACGCGTCTCGGCAGGACCGCACCGAACCCGGTGCGTAG
- a CDS encoding ABC transporter ATP-binding protein: MSSASARAKSDDALRTEGLTKRFGSIVAVGDLSLAVLPGEVFGFLGPNGAGKSTTIRLLLGLIRPTAGTVTIFGHPADDVRIAHRHLAYVPADVALWPTMTGAEILELSANIGPEIDAEYRAELVQRFALDLDQKGKTYSSGNRQKVAIVAAFATRAPLLVLDEPTSGLDPLMEREFRRCVIEARERGQTVFLSSHQLAEVEALCDRVAILRNGRLVEIDSIAELRRLRRTFIEVTYRDAEPQLTGVPNVSNLERLDGKRLRFNVSGSPALALRALAAVDITAIAMHEPTLEEIFLDYYGKTS; encoded by the coding sequence ATGTCATCCGCGTCTGCGCGCGCCAAATCCGACGACGCCCTTCGAACCGAGGGACTGACCAAACGTTTCGGTTCAATCGTTGCGGTCGGCGACCTGAGTCTTGCCGTCTTGCCAGGGGAAGTCTTCGGCTTTCTCGGCCCGAACGGTGCAGGCAAATCCACCACGATCCGCCTGCTGCTCGGCCTGATCCGACCCACCGCAGGCACGGTGACGATCTTCGGTCACCCCGCCGACGATGTCCGTATCGCCCATCGGCACTTGGCGTACGTACCCGCCGATGTCGCGCTGTGGCCGACGATGACCGGCGCTGAGATCCTCGAGTTGAGCGCCAACATCGGTCCCGAGATCGACGCGGAGTACCGGGCGGAGCTCGTCCAGCGTTTCGCACTTGACTTGGATCAGAAGGGCAAGACCTACTCCAGCGGCAATCGGCAAAAGGTCGCGATCGTCGCCGCCTTTGCCACCCGGGCGCCGTTGTTGGTGCTTGACGAGCCGACCAGTGGCTTGGACCCGTTGATGGAGCGCGAATTTCGGCGTTGTGTCATCGAGGCCCGCGAGCGGGGCCAGACGGTGTTCCTCAGCTCTCATCAATTGGCCGAAGTCGAGGCACTCTGCGACAGGGTGGCCATTCTGCGGAACGGGCGGCTCGTCGAGATCGACTCGATCGCAGAGTTGCGCCGACTGCGCCGAACATTCATCGAAGTCACCTATCGCGATGCAGAACCGCAGTTGACAGGCGTGCCCAATGTGAGCAACCTCGAGCGACTTGACGGAAAGCGTCTGCGGTTCAATGTGTCAGGGTCACCTGCATTGGCACTCCGCGCGCTTGCCGCGGTCGACATCACGGCCATCGCGATGCACGAACCGACGCTCGAAGAAATCTTCCTGGACTACTACGGGAAGACATCGTGA
- a CDS encoding polyketide antibiotic transporter, producing MTTTLAVRRARIHRAPAGRAIIGLAIRQVRRGTLLVGGVCAGMSAVVAIQYQTTFSSEINEGALRALAENPAIRVLFGTPLALDDPGGFTVWRTGTPVLMLAGVWIMLTAVRVTRGEEDTGRWDLLLSGRIRRADVLLRYQLVLAGAALTIACGVGVGMAVAGTDAHGAIIYAAALFGATMTFAGLGFLSGQMMPSRSSAAGLAAGLLGSALLVRMLADGVSTLAWSAWISPLGLIARAAPYAENRIAPLLVLAGYAVVLMVGAVAAACHRDLGAGLVTVSAQRSGRVGLLGSLTGFAARRALRPTAGWAAAIGTYFVIVGALIASMLDFFEANPRFAELAAAAGFAGLNTAEGFVAALFSLMTIATGLFAVARLAAFVNHETARLWTMSFASPCSRERLLGTEIAVTAVGLALLHLVAAAAVWSGAALTGAPLRIGDALAGALNTAPVAWLALGAAALAVGWLPSAVGAVGALPVVGGFLLNVIAESMRAPAWVLNISPYVHIAAVPSASPEVLATITFLVVGGALTAVGIAGYRRRDLTS from the coding sequence ATGACCACGACCCTTGCCGTCCGCCGTGCCCGCATTCACCGCGCGCCGGCCGGCCGAGCGATCATTGGCCTCGCCATCCGACAGGTGCGGCGCGGCACACTGCTGGTGGGCGGTGTCTGCGCGGGAATGTCCGCCGTGGTGGCCATCCAATATCAGACCACGTTTTCGAGCGAGATCAATGAAGGCGCACTGCGCGCGTTGGCGGAAAACCCAGCCATACGAGTGCTTTTCGGAACTCCTCTGGCGCTGGATGATCCGGGAGGGTTCACAGTGTGGCGCACCGGCACACCGGTGCTCATGCTGGCCGGCGTGTGGATCATGCTGACCGCTGTCCGGGTTACGCGGGGCGAGGAGGATACCGGGCGCTGGGATCTGTTGCTGTCCGGGCGAATTCGCAGAGCAGACGTCCTCTTGCGCTACCAACTGGTTCTGGCCGGCGCAGCGTTGACGATCGCCTGCGGAGTCGGCGTCGGAATGGCCGTCGCGGGCACGGACGCCCACGGCGCAATCATCTACGCCGCCGCATTGTTCGGTGCGACGATGACGTTCGCCGGGCTCGGGTTTCTGTCGGGGCAGATGATGCCGAGCAGGTCTTCGGCCGCCGGCCTCGCCGCAGGCCTTCTGGGATCAGCTCTGTTGGTACGGATGCTCGCCGATGGAGTATCGACTCTGGCATGGTCGGCATGGATCAGCCCGCTGGGTCTCATCGCTCGGGCGGCGCCATATGCCGAGAACCGAATCGCTCCGCTGTTGGTGCTGGCGGGCTATGCGGTCGTGCTGATGGTGGGCGCAGTCGCGGCCGCGTGTCACCGCGATCTCGGCGCCGGGCTGGTTACTGTCTCGGCGCAACGTTCGGGGCGCGTGGGCCTACTCGGGTCGTTGACGGGTTTCGCAGCGCGCCGCGCCCTGCGTCCCACGGCCGGGTGGGCCGCGGCGATAGGCACTTACTTCGTGATCGTCGGAGCGTTGATCGCCTCGATGCTCGACTTCTTCGAAGCGAATCCGCGGTTCGCTGAATTAGCCGCGGCGGCGGGTTTCGCGGGCCTGAACACGGCGGAGGGTTTTGTCGCCGCATTGTTCAGCCTGATGACGATCGCGACGGGGTTGTTCGCGGTGGCGCGGCTTGCGGCCTTCGTCAATCACGAGACAGCACGGCTGTGGACCATGTCGTTTGCCTCGCCGTGCTCTCGTGAACGCTTGCTGGGCACTGAGATAGCAGTTACCGCAGTTGGATTGGCGTTGTTGCACCTCGTCGCAGCAGCGGCCGTATGGAGTGGGGCTGCGCTCACCGGCGCCCCACTGCGGATCGGCGATGCACTGGCAGGCGCCCTCAACACCGCCCCCGTTGCGTGGCTGGCACTCGGCGCGGCGGCCCTAGCCGTCGGCTGGCTCCCGTCGGCGGTGGGCGCCGTGGGTGCGCTGCCTGTGGTCGGGGGGTTTCTGCTCAACGTCATCGCCGAAAGCATGCGGGCTCCGGCGTGGGTGCTGAACATCTCGCCGTATGTGCATATCGCGGCGGTGCCGTCGGCTTCACCCGAGGTTCTGGCCACGATCACGTTCCTGGTTGTCGGAGGAGCGCTTACGGCAGTGGGAATCGCGGGCTACCGCCGGCGCGATTTGACCTCCTGA